In Phoenix dactylifera cultivar Barhee BC4 unplaced genomic scaffold, palm_55x_up_171113_PBpolish2nd_filt_p 000152F, whole genome shotgun sequence, the following are encoded in one genomic region:
- the LOC103699680 gene encoding UPF0481 protein At3g47200-like isoform X4 — protein MDSSEKAKGKEKVETMEVSETISSVGGEGNPSAAGGLSPGDILATDVWAETMLDKIKVLQKRPSYTASKSISTAPASTEDRDKKLYEPRAVAIGPYHRKMENNYFRITDEHKLWCVQEVIGFHPKKEEEEEVIGDSYKRDLGKFLGKMKERKEDALDFYRECYGKDYNFGMDSQSFLEMLMLDSCFILFALSFNYGLAKVVPILFGLGDITWAQRDIVRASELVKTDLLLLNNQIPFFILEDVFKMKNDICPKEKKRNGGNEGNGSIRKDALDFFKFLDLGRNSSKDPEKGKVDHLLDLYHMYLEPPVHPGRRLLGDILPFIDPPRSLPSATELQRKSAVNFKVKEMEPEIVLDVTMRKSGDIQMPALRVEDHTNILLHNLISFEQPLGTLDSYVTAYVAFLDHIVQREEDVELLENSGVLEHRLTSSSEVVALFRQLHYVIDHYKTPGYLAKVYQEVNGCCNSKWRQMYADAKQRYCSNVWLSISFVAGIALSVLTLIETIYAIIGFYQS, from the coding sequence TTCTGTTGGAGGGGAGGGTAACCCCAGTGCAGCAGGCGGCCTTTCCCCTGGCGATATCCTAGCAACGGACGTTTGGGCCGAAACAATGCTGGATAAAATCAAAGTCCTTCAGAAAAGACCTAGTTACACTGCATCCAAAAGCATCAGCACAGCTCCTGCAAGCACTGAGGACCGTGACAAGAAGCTTTACGAGCCAAGGGCGGTGGCCATCGGCCCCTACCACCGGAAGATGGAGAATAATTATTTCAGAATCACAGATGAACACAAACTGTGGTGTGTGCAAGAAGTGATCGGCTTTcacccaaaaaaagaagaagaagaagaagtgatCGGCGACAGTTACAAACGAGACCTCGGTAAATTCCTCGGTAAGAtgaaggagaggaaagaagatgcTTTGGATTTTTATCGTGAGTGTTATGGGAAAGACTATAACTTCGGCATGGATTCCCAAAGTTTTTTGGAGATGTTAATGCTTGATAGCTGCTTCATCTTGTTTGCGCTTTCATTTAATTATGGTCTTGCCAAGGTAGTCCCTATTCTGTTTGGCTTAGGCGATATAACATGGGCACAACGTGATATAGTGCGGGCATCGGAGCTTGTCAAGACTGACTTGCTGTTGCTCAACAACCAAATCCCTTTCTTTATCCTTGAGGATGTTTTCAagatgaaaaatgatatttgcccaaaagaaaagaagcgAAATGGAGGCAATGAAGGCAACGGTTCAATCAGAAAAGATGCTCtcgatttttttaaatttctcgATTTAGGAAGGAACAGTTCGAAAGACCCAGAAAAAGGGAAGGTTGATCATCTGCTTGATTTGTACCACATGTATTTGGAGCCACCGGTGCATCCTGGTCGAAGGTTGCTTGGAGATATTCTTCCATTTATCGATCCACCGCGATCTCTCCCCAGCGCAACGGAGCTCCAACGAAAGTCTGCGGTGAATTTTAAGGTGAAAGAAATGGAGCCAGAAATTGTACTCGACGTAACGATGCGCAAATCTGGAGATATCCAGATGCCGGCATTGCGCGTCGAGGACCATACCAATATTCTCCTCCATAATCTAATCAGCTTTGAGCAGCCTCTTGGCACCCTGGACTCGTACGTCACAGCCTACGTCGCATTCTTGGATCACATCGTGCAGAGAGAAGAAGACGTGGAGCTGCTTGAAAATAGTGGGGTGTTGGAGCACAGATTGACCAGCTCTTCGGAGGTGGTCGCTCTCTTCAGGCAATTACATTATGTGATCGATCATTATAAGACGCCGGGTTACTTGGCTAAGGTATACCAGGAGGTGAATGGTTGTTGCAACAGCAAGTGGCGCCAAATGTATGCCGATGCGAAGCAACGTTATTGCTCCAATGTATGGCTGAGCATCTCGTTTGTTGCCGGTATCGCTCTGTCAGTTCTCACCCTCATCGAGACCATCTACGCCATCATCGGCTTCTATCAAAGTTGA
- the LOC103699680 gene encoding UPF0481 protein At3g47200-like isoform X3, which produces MLSSQPANIKGAMDSSEKAKGKEKVETMEVSETISSVGGEGNPSAAGGLSPGDILATDVWAETMLDKIKVLQKRPSYTASKSISTAPASTEDRDKKLYEPRAVAIGPYHRKMENNYFRITDEHKLWCVQEVIGFHPKKEEEEEVIGDSYKRDLGKFLGKMKERKEDALDFYRECYGKDYNFGMDSQSFLEMLMLDSCFILFALSFNYGLAKVVPILFGLGDITWAQRDIVRASELVKTDLLLLNNQIPFFILEDVFKMKNDICPKEKKRNGGNEGNGSIRKDALDFFKFLDLGRNSSKDPEKGKVDHLLDLYHMYLEPPVHPGRRLLGDILPFIDPPRSLPSATELQRKSAVNFKVKEMEPEIVLDVTMRKSGDIQMPALRVEDHTNILLHNLISFEQPLGTLDSYVTAYVAFLDHIVQREEDVELLENSGVLEHRLTSSSEVVALFRQLHYVIDHYKTPGYLAKVYQEVNGCCNSKWRQMYADAKQRYCSNVWLSISFVAGIALSVLTLIETIYAIIGFYQS; this is translated from the coding sequence TTCTGTTGGAGGGGAGGGTAACCCCAGTGCAGCAGGCGGCCTTTCCCCTGGCGATATCCTAGCAACGGACGTTTGGGCCGAAACAATGCTGGATAAAATCAAAGTCCTTCAGAAAAGACCTAGTTACACTGCATCCAAAAGCATCAGCACAGCTCCTGCAAGCACTGAGGACCGTGACAAGAAGCTTTACGAGCCAAGGGCGGTGGCCATCGGCCCCTACCACCGGAAGATGGAGAATAATTATTTCAGAATCACAGATGAACACAAACTGTGGTGTGTGCAAGAAGTGATCGGCTTTcacccaaaaaaagaagaagaagaagaagtgatCGGCGACAGTTACAAACGAGACCTCGGTAAATTCCTCGGTAAGAtgaaggagaggaaagaagatgcTTTGGATTTTTATCGTGAGTGTTATGGGAAAGACTATAACTTCGGCATGGATTCCCAAAGTTTTTTGGAGATGTTAATGCTTGATAGCTGCTTCATCTTGTTTGCGCTTTCATTTAATTATGGTCTTGCCAAGGTAGTCCCTATTCTGTTTGGCTTAGGCGATATAACATGGGCACAACGTGATATAGTGCGGGCATCGGAGCTTGTCAAGACTGACTTGCTGTTGCTCAACAACCAAATCCCTTTCTTTATCCTTGAGGATGTTTTCAagatgaaaaatgatatttgcccaaaagaaaagaagcgAAATGGAGGCAATGAAGGCAACGGTTCAATCAGAAAAGATGCTCtcgatttttttaaatttctcgATTTAGGAAGGAACAGTTCGAAAGACCCAGAAAAAGGGAAGGTTGATCATCTGCTTGATTTGTACCACATGTATTTGGAGCCACCGGTGCATCCTGGTCGAAGGTTGCTTGGAGATATTCTTCCATTTATCGATCCACCGCGATCTCTCCCCAGCGCAACGGAGCTCCAACGAAAGTCTGCGGTGAATTTTAAGGTGAAAGAAATGGAGCCAGAAATTGTACTCGACGTAACGATGCGCAAATCTGGAGATATCCAGATGCCGGCATTGCGCGTCGAGGACCATACCAATATTCTCCTCCATAATCTAATCAGCTTTGAGCAGCCTCTTGGCACCCTGGACTCGTACGTCACAGCCTACGTCGCATTCTTGGATCACATCGTGCAGAGAGAAGAAGACGTGGAGCTGCTTGAAAATAGTGGGGTGTTGGAGCACAGATTGACCAGCTCTTCGGAGGTGGTCGCTCTCTTCAGGCAATTACATTATGTGATCGATCATTATAAGACGCCGGGTTACTTGGCTAAGGTATACCAGGAGGTGAATGGTTGTTGCAACAGCAAGTGGCGCCAAATGTATGCCGATGCGAAGCAACGTTATTGCTCCAATGTATGGCTGAGCATCTCGTTTGTTGCCGGTATCGCTCTGTCAGTTCTCACCCTCATCGAGACCATCTACGCCATCATCGGCTTCTATCAAAGTTGA